A window of the Candidatus Methylomirabilota bacterium genome harbors these coding sequences:
- a CDS encoding gamma-glutamyltransferase family protein, which yields MPPHRHAYRPAVMGRRGAVASAHPLASMAGIRMLLDGGNAVDAAVAVGSTLNVVEPFMSSAAGIGLMFVSRRGGSERHVLDFIGLAPAAAGPAGIVEDDLAGGPKSCATPGNLGGWLAALERFGSMPRAKVFAPAIEWAEGGVPLTWMSSRFIEQARPQLGRSAEAQRLYLGNGGPRPGKVATYKELAGTLRQVVEGGAEAFYRGPIARVIARAVTEAGGWLTEADLAAFKVEWRAPLRITYRGAELFSVPPPFSAFQMLETFNILEGYDVAGWGHNSANYLHHLIEAIKLGSADRLAYAYSGETPIKGLLSKAYAASQRARIDGAKAAVSEGERHNREKLEGQIAEGHPAKFANEQTTHFACADADGTVVSVTQTLGVPFGSGFAVPGTGLVLNNILKWMDLDPASPNVVKPGRKAGTMMSPTQVFKDGAFAFSVGTPGSYGILQTQPQMLLNLLEFGFNIQEAIEQPRVRVYRDRLVDAESRIPESTREDLRKRGHVINVLDDWSWVVGGGQGIARDPESGAWMAGADPRRDGYALAI from the coding sequence ATGCCCCCTCATCGTCACGCGTATCGCCCCGCCGTCATGGGTCGGAGGGGCGCCGTCGCCTCGGCCCACCCGCTCGCGTCCATGGCGGGGATCCGTATGCTCCTCGACGGCGGCAACGCCGTGGACGCCGCCGTCGCCGTCGGGTCCACGCTCAACGTGGTCGAGCCGTTCATGTCGAGCGCCGCAGGAATAGGGCTGATGTTCGTCTCCCGCCGCGGCGGCAGCGAGCGCCACGTGCTCGACTTCATCGGCTTGGCACCGGCGGCGGCCGGCCCGGCGGGGATCGTCGAGGACGACCTGGCGGGTGGTCCCAAGTCGTGCGCGACGCCGGGCAACCTCGGCGGCTGGCTCGCGGCGCTCGAGCGCTTCGGCAGCATGCCGCGCGCGAAGGTCTTCGCCCCGGCCATCGAGTGGGCCGAGGGCGGCGTGCCGCTGACGTGGATGAGCAGCCGTTTCATCGAGCAGGCGCGTCCGCAGCTCGGCCGCTCGGCCGAGGCGCAGCGGCTCTATTTGGGCAACGGCGGTCCGCGCCCCGGCAAGGTCGCGACCTACAAGGAGCTAGCAGGGACGTTGCGCCAGGTCGTCGAGGGCGGGGCAGAGGCTTTCTACCGCGGGCCCATCGCGCGCGTCATAGCGCGCGCGGTGACCGAGGCGGGCGGCTGGCTCACCGAGGCTGACCTCGCGGCGTTCAAGGTTGAGTGGCGGGCGCCTCTGCGTATCACGTACCGCGGCGCGGAGCTCTTCTCGGTGCCGCCGCCGTTCTCCGCCTTCCAGATGCTCGAGACGTTCAACATCCTCGAGGGCTACGACGTCGCCGGCTGGGGCCACAACTCCGCGAACTACCTCCACCACCTGATCGAGGCCATCAAGCTGGGCTCGGCCGACCGCCTCGCGTACGCGTATTCGGGCGAGACGCCCATCAAGGGGCTGCTGTCGAAGGCCTATGCCGCCTCCCAGCGGGCGCGCATCGACGGGGCAAAGGCGGCCGTGAGCGAAGGCGAGCGGCACAACCGGGAGAAGCTGGAGGGACAGATCGCGGAGGGGCATCCGGCCAAGTTCGCCAACGAGCAGACGACGCACTTCGCCTGCGCGGATGCGGACGGCACGGTCGTCTCTGTCACGCAGACGCTCGGCGTTCCCTTCGGCTCCGGCTTCGCCGTGCCGGGCACGGGCCTGGTCCTGAACAACATCCTCAAGTGGATGGACCTCGACCCCGCCTCGCCGAACGTGGTGAAGCCGGGACGCAAGGCCGGCACCATGATGTCGCCGACCCAGGTCTTCAAGGACGGCGCCTTCGCGTTCAGTGTCGGCACGCCGGGCTCCTACGGCATCCTCCAGACCCAGCCCCAGATGCTGCTCAATCTCCTCGAGTTCGGCTTCAACATCCAGGAGGCGATCGAGCAGCCGCGCGTGCGCGTCTACCGCGACCGGCTCGTCGACGCCGAATCACGCATTCCGGAATCTACGCGCGAAGATCTTCGCAAGCGCGGGCACGTCATCAACGTGCTCGACGACTGGTCCTGGGTCGTCGGCGGCGGCCAGGGGATAGCGCGCGACCCCGAGTCCGGGGCGTGGATGGCCGGCGCCGATCCGCGACGCGACGGCTACGCCTTGGCCATCTGA
- a CDS encoding alpha/beta hydrolase, whose product MTPREQVVPIRSGAVRFRVLTAGSGPDLVWFHSFHDRSAWPPFLDRLAQRFTVHAPFHPGVQGSEGVEAVDDVVDLALAYDELMGALGIASAHLAGHFFGGMAAAELASICHGRAKKVVLISPLGLWLDAKPVADVVILPAAELRAVLWKDPDAPAAREWAALPQTEEENMAAQIEQIQRLSAMGKFVWPIPDKGLKKRLHRLSAPTLILWGEADRANPPAYAEEFARLIRAAAVRSLPGGHMLHLESPDAVADAAVKFLSS is encoded by the coding sequence ATGACGCCGCGCGAGCAGGTCGTCCCGATCCGCAGCGGCGCGGTCCGCTTCCGCGTCCTCACGGCCGGCAGCGGGCCCGACCTCGTCTGGTTCCACTCCTTCCACGACCGGAGCGCCTGGCCGCCGTTCCTCGACAGGCTGGCACAGCGCTTCACCGTCCACGCGCCCTTTCACCCCGGCGTCCAGGGGTCGGAGGGCGTCGAAGCCGTGGACGACGTGGTGGACCTGGCGCTCGCCTACGACGAGCTCATGGGCGCCCTCGGCATCGCGTCGGCGCATCTCGCCGGCCACTTCTTCGGCGGGATGGCCGCGGCCGAGCTCGCCTCGATCTGCCACGGACGCGCGAAGAAGGTCGTGCTCATCTCGCCGCTCGGGCTCTGGCTCGACGCCAAGCCGGTCGCCGACGTCGTGATCCTGCCCGCGGCCGAGCTGCGCGCCGTCCTGTGGAAGGATCCCGACGCGCCTGCCGCGCGGGAGTGGGCGGCGCTGCCCCAGACGGAAGAGGAGAACATGGCGGCGCAGATCGAGCAGATCCAGCGGCTCTCGGCCATGGGCAAGTTCGTCTGGCCCATCCCCGACAAGGGGCTCAAGAAGCGGCTGCATCGCCTGTCGGCGCCGACGCTCATCCTGTGGGGCGAGGCCGACCGCGCCAACCCGCCAGCGTACGCGGAGGAGTTCGCGCGGCTCATTCGCGCCGCCGCGGTCCGCTCGCTTCCGGGCGGTCACATGCTCCACCTCGAGTCCCCCGACGCGGTGGCGGACGCCGCCGTGAAGTTCCTCTCGTCTTAG
- a CDS encoding LLM class flavin-dependent oxidoreductase translates to MKTCWFHLMPYRFLPENFENDYRSVWVDVPQSLYDGRKVHGLYNEYLDELEHAERCGFDGICVNEHHQNAYGLMPSPNLMAAALSRRTSKAALVVLGNSLALYNPPVRVAEEFAMLDTLSGGRLVAGFPVGTSMDTNFGYGVNPATLRDRYYEAHDLVMQAWTRPETFAFNGKYTQLRYVNIWPRPLQQPHPPVWIPGGGSVETWEWTARLNYVYCYLSYYGYKRGKATMDGFWQALERLGVDDNPYRAGFLQLVCVSETDASAEREYFEHVHYFYQRCLHVWEGFAEAPGYRTLKTMQAGVRPQVGDQARKIRQSLDWKKYVDEGYIIAGNPATVREQLADCVQKLRVGHLMVLLQIGSMPKELVFKNTELFGKEVLPYMRDTWKGYEDHWWPSGAGNGDVA, encoded by the coding sequence ATGAAGACCTGCTGGTTCCACCTGATGCCGTACCGGTTCCTGCCGGAGAACTTCGAGAACGACTACCGCTCGGTCTGGGTGGACGTGCCGCAGTCGCTCTACGACGGGCGCAAGGTCCACGGTCTCTACAACGAGTACCTGGACGAGCTCGAGCACGCCGAGCGGTGCGGGTTCGACGGCATCTGCGTCAACGAGCACCACCAGAACGCCTACGGGCTCATGCCGTCGCCCAACCTCATGGCCGCGGCGCTCAGCCGGCGGACGTCCAAGGCGGCGCTCGTGGTGCTGGGCAACAGTCTCGCGCTCTACAACCCGCCCGTGCGCGTCGCCGAGGAGTTCGCCATGCTCGACACGCTCTCGGGCGGGCGGCTCGTGGCGGGCTTCCCCGTCGGGACGTCCATGGACACCAACTTCGGCTACGGCGTCAACCCGGCGACGCTCCGCGACCGCTACTACGAGGCGCACGATCTCGTCATGCAGGCGTGGACCCGGCCTGAGACCTTCGCGTTCAACGGGAAATACACGCAGCTCCGCTACGTCAACATCTGGCCGCGGCCGCTCCAGCAGCCGCACCCGCCGGTGTGGATCCCGGGCGGCGGAAGCGTGGAGACGTGGGAGTGGACGGCGCGGCTCAACTACGTCTACTGCTACCTCTCCTACTACGGCTACAAGCGCGGCAAGGCGACGATGGACGGCTTCTGGCAGGCCCTCGAGCGGCTGGGCGTGGACGACAATCCCTACCGCGCCGGGTTCTTGCAGCTCGTCTGCGTGTCCGAGACCGACGCGTCCGCCGAGCGCGAGTACTTCGAGCACGTCCACTACTTCTACCAGCGGTGCCTGCACGTGTGGGAAGGCTTCGCCGAGGCGCCCGGCTACCGGACGCTCAAGACGATGCAGGCGGGCGTCCGGCCGCAGGTCGGCGACCAGGCGCGGAAGATCCGGCAGTCGCTCGACTGGAAGAAGTACGTCGACGAGGGCTATATCATCGCGGGCAACCCGGCGACCGTGCGCGAGCAGCTCGCGGACTGCGTCCAGAAGCTCCGCGTCGGCCACCTCATGGTGCTGCTGCAGATCGGCAGCATGCCCAAGGAGCTCGTGTTCAAGAACACCGAGCTCTTCGGCAAGGAAGTCCTGCCGTACATGCGCGATACCTGGAAGGGCTACGAGGACCATTGGTGGCCTTCGGGGGCCGGCAACGGAGACGTCGCATGA